One Odocoileus virginianus isolate 20LAN1187 ecotype Illinois chromosome 4, Ovbor_1.2, whole genome shotgun sequence DNA segment encodes these proteins:
- the KCNMB2 gene encoding calcium-activated potassium channel subunit beta-2 isoform X2 — translation MFIWTSGRTSSSYRHDEKRNIYQKIRDHDLLDKRKTVTALKAGEDRAILLGLAMMVCSIMMYFLLGITLLRSYMQSVWTEEAQCTLLNASITETFNCSFSCGPDCWKLSQYPCLQVYVNLTSSGEKLLLYHTEETIKINQKCSYIPKCGKNFEESMSLVNVVMENFRKYQHFSCYSDPEGNQKSVILTKLYSSNVLFHSLFWPTCMMAGGVAIVAMVKLTQYLSLLCERIQRINR, via the exons aaatatttaccaaaaaatcAGGGACCACGACCTCCTGGACAAAAGGAAAACTGTCACAGCACTGAAAGCAGGAGAGGACCGGGCCATTCTCCTGGGACTGGCCATGATGGTGTGCTCCATTATGATGTACTTTCTGCTGGGGATCACACTCCTGCGCTCATACATGCAGAG TGTATGGACCGAGGAGGCTCAGTGCACCTTGCTGAATGCATCCATCACAGAAACATTTAACTGCTCCTTCAGCTGTGGTCCGGACTGCTGGAAACTCTCTCAGTACCCCTGCCTACAGGTGTATGTTAACCTGACTTCTTCCGGTGAAAAGCTCCTTCTCTACCACACAGAAGAGACAATAAAAATCAATCAGAAG TGCTCCTATATACCTAAGTGTGGAAAAAACTTTGAAGAATCCATGTCCCTGGTGAATGTTGTCATGGAAAACTTCAGGAAGTACCAACACTTCTCCTGCTACTCTGACCCGGAAGGAAATCAGAAGAGTGTCATCCTAACCAAACTCTACAGTTCCAACGTGCTGTTCCATTCGCTCTTTTGGCCAACGTGTATGATGGCTGGGGGCGTGGCAATTGTTGCCATGGTGAAACTCACACAGTATCTTTCCCTGCTCTGTGAAAGGATCCAACGGATCAACAGATAA